The Montipora foliosa isolate CH-2021 chromosome 1, ASM3666993v2, whole genome shotgun sequence DNA segment TATAAttgaattttttcagtaaaagatGGAATTTTGTGAAGCATGTTAGGGTGGTTTACGATTGAGTTCCGCGAAAACGAAACTGGTGCTCGCTTTGGCAAGCATAATCAAAACAACCGATAATAGATGAGGCTCTTACAAGGGGCACATGACCCTTTGACCGGGGGAAACTGCGGCAAAGTGGCCTATGTTTGgagggcattttgggtgtcatttTAATTTCCCGTGGTAAACATTCCCGGATACGCCTAAAACATCACCCGAGGCACCTATATCCTTAGAAGTGTTCAGCTCCAGTAGTGGTTCAATACGCCAGGTATACACTAGTCCATTACAATGCTCTGCTTGACAACAAAACGTAACCACAAAGGAGAACCACTTTTCCTTGGCGGTTACATTTTCTACCTTTGTAAATAGCACGGTATAATAAAACCCAAGAGGAATGCACCGTATGATGATCCAGCATGGGAAATAACATTCACCTTGGGATATGTTGTAACCGCACTGATATCGCAAATTAATAAACGCGCGGGAGCAGGAGTCCATCAGTAGGAGCCTCCAACTGGCTTCCCTAAGTGAGGTAGCGTTTTTCCTGATCTATCTATTTTTCGAAATAAATTTTTTGAATTTGCCGCGCTAATTAAAGGTGTTGCCTGTTTGGTCCGCATGAAGGGgcgattcaagatggcggccgaaTGCGGAAAACAAGCCTCAAAGTTTTGAAAACGCCTCCCAGTTCCCTTATCCTCATTTTTTTGGCATCCATTCGCCAATTGTAGGTTAAACATCCCACGATCCATTGCAAACCTGAAGAAGTATAATCTCACGCGAATAGATAGTTGAGATTCGCTTTCTTCACCGCTTCAgtccgccatgtttttttcTGAGTTTGCAtcagcgctgattggctactgaATTGTTATTGACGTTTGCTATGACAACGAATGGCGTGAAAgtggttctaaaaataaataggtCAGAAAAAAAGCTTCTTCACAGAAACAAAATGGGAGATGGAGGTtcctactgatgggctcctggcggGAGTGAATGATAATCATTGTCAAGAGAAAATAGAGTGGGAAGAGAGGGCATCCCGCATACATGCCCTTTTCCGTAGGAAAGCCCACGCTCAGACTTCGCGAAGTGACGCGAAACAAAATGGCAGAAGATGCGGAAAGCAAAATTGGTGTTCGTTTTGTCAACGAAACGACTACAAGAAGATTTTGACTAGAACTCTGTTTGCACAACAAGAATTTAAACAGAATCGCCTTTACTGGCTTGATTCAAAGCAATGGTCCAGTGATTCCAGTAAATACGAAAGTTGCagggaagaagaagaaatcaGTGTTAGCGAAGAGGAGGAAATACAAACGGAAGAAATCTTTCAGAGGAAGCCATGGGAGATTTATTTGGGAGGTTTTATTCGCAACGCGCGAAGCAACTTTATCTGCGCAGAATGAAaccttctaaaaataacttgagacatataAAATCCTgaatgtcgtagagttagagttaagtttccaaaatcctgaattcaagattttggaagacctaaatcttgaattcaggattttggccgtccaaaatcttgaattcagggttttggaaacttaactctaactctacgacataactctatgaaaataactctaagaatagctgtccccgaaactgaatttttctttttcgagTAAGGACCTCATTAGTACCGAATGAAATGCACAGGTTCTTGGATCTGATTTTCCTTGGCATTCCTTGGCAACACCCGATCGTCATTACAGAATATCTCGGTTTACAAGTTGCCTAAACCTTACAAAGCTACACTTTTGCCACGAATGATAACTCAATATCCTTGGCGGTGTTGTCAAAAGTGTTACCACAACTTTCGTAAATATACACACTCTGAAAATCGACTTTCAAACAACAGCTCCGCTTTTGACTGAATCATGTCTGCAGTGACAAGAGCGAAAACAGCCACTTCTGCTTCGTGCTGGGGGCCTTACCGCGATACGGCCTGCACCAGCTCCTCCTCGAAACGTGGCCACGGGGAGGGAAAACGGCGTCCCTCGTCgcgggaggcgcggtggcctcatggttagactCATAAATATAACTATAAATATAAATGggtacggaaaccggagataagcatcggcctgatgggccttcttaggctcgtaacagagacagACAGAGACTCGTCGCAATCGCCGACTCGAGGTGCTTGAGCAAACGAACTGAACCGTCAATAAACCATAGACCCtgtgcaaaaatggctgcctttaaattattcttttgttcatattcaaattagcccaactaacctcgttcgggataacaaattctttagaatttttgtctcaaaaacgagttTAGTtggggctattttgaatatgaacaaaagaataatttaaaggaagccatttttgcatagggtctataggTCGCTCTGAAACTTGCTTCTACGCCGTCAAGGCGTTATTGTTCTGCGATACTTGAACTTAAGTTAAGCTTGATTTAACATGGCGTCCTGGGACTGTCTTCGGGCTCGCCTTGTTGTTTACAATAGTATTTTGCAGGATTATACTCGCAAAATTTGAAGTGGACGTGGCTTATCGGAATGTCGCGGTGCACCCACGCGATTGTCATTCGCTGGGCATGAAGTGAAGAGGCCGATACTTCGTTGACTAAGCTCCTCCCTTTGGCCTCCGCTCAGCACCATTTATCTTTAACTCGGTATCGGATATGGTGGAATGGATCCGATTGAGTAAGCATAATCTCTTAGAGCTGGAGCACCAACTAGATGATTTCATCACAGCCAGCCCTCCTTCCTCGCCGCAGTGTCTGCATAACCTTCAGACGGCTATGAAAGTGTGGCGAGATCTGGACCTGCCTCTCCATCCCAAAAAGTGCTCTTACTACATTTTAACATATAGTATCaaataccctgcgagcagttgtttctcctacgcttctcGAGAAAGAAACCACCACGAGCAACCCTTTGATTTTacatcgagcatgtgcgaagtacgtcacatcccacgtgatgtatttgacattCCTTCTCCTTCGTCTTATTGCGCGGGAAATCACTACACtgcaggctcgcccaaacgtAGCAGTCACGTAGCTCAACGTACGCGCTACGgtcaaaacaagtttactaactcgttttaccggttcaaattcttggcgctggacggcggtTCACTCAAAGAAGCTAACGGTTgttcgcagtggtttctctctcaggGAAGCGTAGCAgaaactgctcgcagggtaagtACCAAAATTTCGCACCTGAGAACGTATTTAAGATATTTTCCTCAATACGCATAAATATGGGTGAACTTTTTTTGAAACGACGAGGTACAAAGTGCTTGGGTTTTCGACAAGTCATTAAAAAACTGGCGAACGATTACAACGCAACAAAAGAAAGTGTCAGGTGTTGAGAAGACCTTGTTCGAGTTCTGTTCACATTCAGTCTCCTTATCAGCCCAAATGCAGAAACGTTAGAAGCTAAGTTAAACtattcttttaatttattccttTATATTATACTGTACACTTAGACCAGCAGTTTACGGGTGAAACTAATGTGACTCGGGAAAGGAAAACTGGTTCGTGCGAAATGTTAAAATCACAGATACCAAAATTCTCGGTAACAGTACTGGGCGCAGTTGTTCGACAGCCTACTAACGATAATCccggattaaaaattaaccaaggagtttatttctgtgCTTCCAAAttctgttcaacgctgatattcggcaaaactttacattagaataagtcaatcttgaaaaacaaaaataagcgaaagaaacgttcaccaaaaagttgaaaacatgagacaaaagtttacgctaatcctggattaagttaatcggctttcgaaaaaccggGCCCAGACAACTAAGCAACTTCTTTTAAATTGCAATTAAAACCGACGAAACTACCAAAGTCCAATCGACTTGTAAAACACGTTGTATCTTTACTTTAATAGTTGGTACTCTAGAGGAAAATCTGTGGCTGCAAGCTCGTGATGACTCCAGGAGGTCCACTTTACCGACTTGGCTACGAGTTTGAAAGTTTTGGCCCAGTTGGTATGAACAAGAAACACTCAATGCTCTCATTCACACCTTCGACGAGTCTGAATAGTCTCCACAGTATAGACCTGTTTCACaatggcggccaaatagaagattcttttgttttaatgctaataagaaTATTCGTTTCAAAACGAGGGcggtaggtctaattaacatagatacaaaagaatgtaaaagtggtctaTACACCGTGGCTTTTTGACTATAACTACAAAGTCTTAAAGAGGTCTATAAACTTAGCCAAAATACAACGTTGCGCGTTCTGTATAGGATAAAGAAAATTTAGTCTGGGGAATATTTCCAGTATAACGGATCAAAAAATTTACATTAAACAACGCTGATCGAATGTATTCCAACGAATCATTGATCACTTAGAGTGGCATTCCATGGAAAGGGACTGGCACCAATCTTCGTTTGAACACATACAGTGCCTGCACTTTTGCTAAAGACCACTGACCAgcagtgcttgtgttgaacaaTAGATTGTGACGAGTCCTTTAGAACAGAAGACGTGATGAAGCCAGCACCGCTGCAGTTCACAACAATTTCTTCAGAAGCCAAACTTAAGAAATCAAAACAATCACTTAGGTAACGACAATCAACTTTTCAAATCGATAAAtctattaaattaattaaaaccaATTACTTAAATTAAGAATTAATGacaaatttacaaaataaaaattactaCTACATttttaagctttcagaaaatctaaaaaaaattaaagcgcaatgaaaagaatttctttaataacaaaggaaattctGTCTTGCATATGAAATCATTACCCCTTGTTATTTATAGTACattaaattttcaattctaAAGTGACAGCATCCCAAAACTGACAGTAATGCAATTGGTTGGATAAATGCACTAAACTATTTACTTTTTAGCTAGTTAAATCTTGCAAAACGTGGCAAAACATTTAAATATAATGACACATTCTTTCGTCGAGTCATGAGTAAGGATTACGTGCCATTCTTTCGGCGTGCCACTGTCAAGACGAATTGCGTGATGAATATCATAGTAATGTCTGTAAAAGAGGCTGGGTATATATCTTAGTAATTCGTTAACAATTTAAACTCTAATGTAAATTATATCGTGTCTTAAGTTTTCTCTTCTTGGAAGCCTAAAATTTCAAGAAACTCTTTGAGCACGCAACTCTCCAGTGACACTAAACTACCTTCGCGAAACACATCGAGGACAAAATTATCGACGATGGAACACTCGCCGCACTTGGATTATTAAGAGTTTTGGTGTGCGCAGGATTTCCACCGCTGGAATTTCAATATCAAgactgctccttttctctcgCTTTTGCTTTCATCAACTGTCTCTGCTGCTGAATCTGTTTCTGTAAGAAGCTCAATGACTCACCATCGGcttcataatcatcatcatcttcaccaCCCTCACCTAGGACATTCTTTTTACTCAAATCGGGATCGGACAGCCCAGTCTTTCGTTCTGGACAGGGTGGTACTACAGACGACTTTCTGGCCGGTGGCATGGGAGCGCTTCTACTGCGCGCGGCGTGGCTCGCTAACGCCGCCAGTTGCGCCTGCTGGGCAGCAGTCGGGCGGCCAGATATGCTTTGACTTCTGCTGTAAattgcttttgctttctgatGCGGGGTAAATCCGCCGGAATTTTCTTGAATAGTCTCTGGATTAGACCGATGGTGATATCCCCCATGGCTAAAATACCCTGAATCGCTGCTGTTTAGCCTTCCCGGCGCAGGGGCATCGTTACCCGAGTGACTGCTCTGTGATGAAGTCTCACTGTCACTTCGTTTGTGAGCCATTCCATGGTAGTAAGGCATCATGGCCGAGGCCGATTCACTCATACAACGTGGTCGTGTGTTGCTCACGGCATAAGGAGTGGCATATTGAGGTCCCTGTCCTTCTTGACCCGCCACAATACAAGGGTGTCCAGGTATGGACGAAGGATACACTTGAGCGAGAGAAGCTGACGGTGATCTTTCTCCTGATGATGACGAATAACAGCCAGAGTCAGTGGATGTTGTCCAAGACGTTCTGTCACCTAaggatttcaaaaacaaaaacaggaccgcattaaaaaaaacaaaaaaacaaataccaCCCCGCTCACTACTACCTTAACTGTTTTACTAGTTAGGTTTGCAACAACAGACAGCAAAATGAGGGAATGCAAAGACAAACAGATGGCATTAAAGGCGGGAAAAAAGCGCACTAAAGCTGGTAGTCACAACTGGTCTGGCTTTCACTTGCATAGTGCAGTGAACCTAAATTTCCCAGCCACACTTCGAAGTTCCGCTGCAACGCAAAACCGAGGCAATCAGGCAACCACTATTAATTTCGACACACGATAGAAAACGGGAAAATATCACTAAAACGAAGGCGTGTAACAACACGGATATTCTAGTCACCTGGGTATGGAAAGGTCGGAACTGCTCCAGCGCAGGGTGGAGGGGGAGGCAGATCCCCCTGCAAATCTCCTGAACAGGCGGGAGACAACAGTGGTGTGGGCGGCTGAGGAAAGCTCTCCATCGACGGTGACCCAACGGAAGACCCCAGCGAAGACATCGAAGAGTGCGACGAGGTTGACGACACGCTGAAACTCGTGGAGCGTGAACACACTCGCGGCGGAGCCACTTTCTTAGGTGAAGTGGAGGGTGTCGTGGAGCCGGCGACCTTGGTTCGAGTATGACTGTGCTTAACAGAGAATGAGTAGTGTCGACTGAATGCATTGAAGTAAGGGTCTGTTTCTGAGGGAGGCGGGGGTGGTGGTGTGGTAGGAGGGTCACGTCCGATATGCAGCGGACTTGTCGCCCTGGTCAGGGTGGTTGTGGGACTTGGGGGTGGAGTCTGCAAGAAGCAAAAAGATCAAAAATTATGATGGATGAAAAAATTCAAGAATGAAGTGTGACAAGATGACCTAATCGATGTTTCTTTTGACTCGACTAACTTGAACGCTTAGGAGTCTCAACAAATTGATAAATGAGCAACAAAGCCGAATAAGTAATTGGCATAGAAACGTTAAGATTGCATATCGGCAAGTAACTTTTATCatattttaattgcttttttttttgaatactTAAAAGGGGACATAGATTTTGAGTGGAATtaagatgttgttaacccattttAAAGGGGACATACAGTTTCTGAGTGAATGCACAGGTTAATGAAGTAAATAGTGGATAAGCATGTCACCTGGTCGTCAGGGTGATCTGAGAGCCTGAAGTCACGCACCAACTCCTCTCCAGCGAGTGGTAGGGTGGAAGGACTTACAGTCTGTTTGATGATGTCGGCCAGAATCGACTGCAGATGATCAATCTCGGACAGCATGGAAATCTCATGCTCCTGAAGAGGACACAAAACAACGAAGAAACATTccgttaataattattatatacaCCAATCTGATATGGAAGACGAGACCCAGTAGTAAAAGTATGCTCTCAAATACTGTTAACTCGAGGTGGATACAATTTTATACCTTTACGATTCCTTAGCACTTTTTTTCAGTGACCTTGAGCACTCTACAGGGCCTTCCATTAACCAACAATGACGATTGTTACCTTTTTTTACGCAGAGATGCCTCAAAGCACCACTGGCCAGGTCATTAATTTTATCTGGTTGAAAGGGATCAACCAAATCAAACCACCAAGGCGTAGGTGCTTTTCAAAGGTTCACTGCTCAAACTCACTGGATGGGTTCTTTGGTGAGCCAaccttgattttttttcccaaaactaTGTTTAAGGGTCATTTTAGTCCAAAAAACCTACCACAACTGGCCTGAAGCACGTTGCCAGAGTGCAGTATCTTGTTCTCTCCTCTACTAACACTTTTCTGAGATACTTTTTCTCTTGCTCTTCAAAGCCAGCTTGCTGGGCGTTGGCTTGCTATAAGTGAGAGAAATAACTTGACGTTGAAACACTTCCTTATTTATGGCAACAATCAGATGAAATTTGAAGGACCAAATCTGATGTCCTTCCTTTCAACTATAATTTTATTCTGGTCCGGATAGAGAGTTGAGGACATTTCAAGAAGTTGGCAAGGAATTCAAGTGTTTTCCAAGAAGTACTAAGGATCTCTAAAATCTTTTATCAAATTCagaatttaaagaaaactgCAAACGTAAATCGTGTGCACCCTACATAAAAGTCAAGGAGAGCTTTGAAACTAGTAAGCTACATGGGAAACCAAAAAGTGCCAGGCATTGGCCATATGGTATACCAGCTACATTTTGCAGTTTGAGAACTTCTGCTAGCTGTACTTCACAAGTGGAAAGAAAATCAAAGGGGGCAACTGTTGCCTTCTTTCTCAACAACCCTCAGTTTGTAGAGTAAATTTGTCAACACAAAACAAGGCAACCTTGTTGAATTCCCCTCCTTTCTTTGAGTTACGTGAAAATGTGAGCAATAAAGTAATTTAATGGTAATCAAACTGgcccaacaaaaaaaaaaaaattcaaaaaggaaagaagtgACTAAAAAATGTACCTTTAAAGCTGAATCCAGCTTTTCTTGATGCTCTGATTTTCCTAtgaattgttgaaaaaaaaaaaataaataaagccaaCACTGAAATATCTATTTGGTAGGATGTAACAAAAATTGGCCAAAAACCCCTCCTTGATAAACTACTGTACTTTTCCCCTAAAAACCcagttcctttgaaaattaatgtGCTACTTCAGTACCAGTTATCATGAGAAGGGTGTTATCAGTGCTGGAAATTAATAACTATGATAGTCATAGTGCAAGTTTTCTGTGGCATGACAAGCAGCTTGGGTGGACTATAATTCTACAAGACTTACCACTCAAGGTTAAACCCTGAGCAATTTTATGCAGGGCCCCTTTAATTTAATCCTGGCCAGGCTGGCCGAGGTTCCTTGGCACGCTTGACCAATTTTTGCCTGCAGCCAGCCGCGGCCAGTGCTAGTTGTATTGCAGGCCAAACTTAATTTTCTGGTTAAAATACCGGTAAATTTCTTGCAAGGCTTCGTTGACTTGCCAGTTTTGACCCTGGCCAGCCATGGCCTTTCCAAGCCATGCAGACCATTTGTTTTTTCGCTTTTCCTTTCCAATTTTGGCTTTGGCTAACCGCAGCGAGGCGAGGCGAGGCCAGGCCAGGCCAGGGCCAGCTGGGCCCTGTGGCTGCCACATCCCTGGTTTTTTTATCCCTTGGATAAGCCGGGCTCACCCCGACTTTAAGGCCAGGTTTGGCCGTGGCCTACCACGGTATGGCTGGGTTCCTGATGCAAGGGCGCTGCCCACAAAATGGTAAATAAGCACTCCCGTTGTCAACTCCATCAGAATTAACAATTAACTGCACTTAACAACTGTCTTGCTTTGGCCAGTGTGAATTTCTAAGTGCCTTTAAGTGTGCGATCAAAAACTTACATCTGAATGTTGTGAGGAAGAGAAGACTTAAGAATTTTATGTCTGACATGTCAAGTGCTAAAAAAATCAACCAACAGAGAAAGACCCTACACTAATCTGAGTTTACATGACTTGTGTGAGTTGTGCTGTACTGCCTGTATGCATCAAGTTTCAATTGTAAACTGTGCTCACCTAACTCACCTTTTTTAACCTTCTTTTGCCACTTGTTTGTTTCTGCAGTGGCCTTTTTGAGCTCCTGTTTCGCCTTTTTGTATTCTGAcataaagaaaaatacaaacatAATATACCGGTACTGAAACAAATTTCTACTTTGAAATAGCACGTGTTGTACTTTTTAAGGTCAGGCCCAACCATGACAATAAAAGACTTGCGGAAGAACACAGTACACCTGACAGATTTTTTGGCAGATGGTAGTGttagaaataaaattcctgagTGTATTCCTGTATATAAAATTAAACGCATGGCTCTTTAAAGACCCACATTGCCAAAATCAGGTTAAGGAACATCTGCAATTGCTAAATGTTGCAAAAAAATGTGGATCAAATCAAATGtctattttcctttaaaaaatgaGGCTTTCAGCTTTCAAAATTTCAATGTGACACCATTACCAGTGGTGTTACATCTCTGTAAATTGCAGGCACAGCATTCTACAGGAAGACCACTATATGTTATTGAAAGTTGTATCCATCATCTTGATTGAATTTCCCACCAGGAACCTACAACATGACAGCTAGCATCGATTTCAACAGTTTTATTTGACTTCTTTACATTTTGCTTGGCCATGGTAAGATTGTCTTACAGTGAGTGTTAAtggaaagttttgaatttgCTATCCTGCCCTTGGGGCTCCTATATACCTTCTGGAGACTTGAATTTACTTATTGGCTATAACTGAGACTTCagtctttcttttaatttcgagccctgaatcAGATGTGTTTTGACAACACTGTGTTAAGAAAAAAACACCCACCTTTAGAATGGTCCTTATCCAACTGGACCACAGCTTTCTTCCAATCATCTAACTTATCTTGAAGTGGAAATATGAGAGTTTCACACAATAACCTGTtgggaaaaggaaaagataacCAAATATATTggagcaaacaaaaaaaaaatgcagccTTCAAACAGCCAAACAAAGTACTCCTTTTCATTCCTTTCAGATTTCACCAGAGGGTTACACTGTATTTCAGCTGCTGCCAATAACTGACTTCCCATGATATATTACAGTACCGCTAaaaggtaagttgacagtctcgccTCAATCCTCGAAACTCGATTCTCGCGTcgcaaaattagagacgttcgCGTTTTGAGACACGAGAATCGAGAGTCGAGAAAGATGAACCTTGGAATATGCATAAACTCGAGAAAGCGAGTTATGTCTCGAAGAAATGAACAATTCCGCAAACGAAGCCTTTGTACGCAATATTCATGTTGACTCTAAGCAAGCTTTCAATGTTTTGGCCcgcgaaaaaaatattatcttCATTATCCTTCGGCATGTAGAATAAAAACGTCGCAATCTTATTCACTTGTTGTGAAAAAAATACACGAGTTTCCGATACGTTCCCCAGGCACAAACCCGGTCACAAACCACGTTTTGGATGTCAAGAGAATCGAAAGAGAAAATATAACATGCTCTGAAAACTCGCATTGGTATATGCAATTATTGCTGTATTAAGCCAACACCACGACACAATCGAGTAAACATGAAAATCTTCATTCGCATGTTGTATGAACACTTGTCAGATACATTTACCATGCGCA contains these protein-coding regions:
- the LOC137991487 gene encoding protein MTSS 2-like, whose product is MGDNADEGNLIQYILNDLKASAPVWEDLVGKANKLHSALKTTVTAADAFLDAFQRIADVANSSRGCCKDIGGSLTKMALRHRSVDNKLKGLAGLLCETLIFPLQDKLDDWKKAVVQLDKDHSKEYKKAKQELKKATAETNKWQKKVKKGKSEHQEKLDSALKQANAQQAGFEEQEKKYLRKVLVEERTRYCTLATCFRPVVEHEISMLSEIDHLQSILADIIKQTVSPSTLPLAGEELVRDFRLSDHPDDQTPPPSPTTTLTRATSPLHIGRDPPTTPPPPPPSETDPYFNAFSRHYSFSVKHSHTRTKVAGSTTPSTSPKKVAPPRVCSRSTSFSVSSTSSHSSMSSLGSSVGSPSMESFPQPPTPLLSPACSGDLQGDLPPPPPCAGAVPTFPYPGDRTSWTTSTDSGCYSSSSGERSPSASLAQVYPSSIPGHPCIVAGQEGQGPQYATPYAVSNTRPRCMSESASAMMPYYHGMAHKRSDSETSSQSSHSGNDAPAPGRLNSSDSGYFSHGGYHHRSNPETIQENSGGFTPHQKAKAIYSRSQSISGRPTAAQQAQLAALASHAARSRSAPMPPARKSSVVPPCPERKTGLSDPDLSKKNVLGEGGEDDDDYEADGESLSFLQKQIQQQRQLMKAKAREKEQS